The following are from one region of the Marinomonas sp. CT5 genome:
- the clpS gene encoding ATP-dependent Clp protease adapter ClpS translates to MITDQQIRLVSEDEEQHGHSSIAIAPEETELKPPSMYQVVLFNDDYTPMDFVVFVLQRFFSMDGEKANQVMLEVHTKGKGVCGIYPFDIAETKVAMVQQFVEQNEHPLMCDLQKVD, encoded by the coding sequence ATGATTACAGATCAACAAATTAGACTAGTATCAGAAGATGAGGAGCAGCATGGACATTCCAGTATTGCAATTGCTCCAGAAGAAACAGAGTTAAAACCGCCTTCCATGTATCAGGTGGTACTGTTTAATGATGACTATACGCCAATGGATTTTGTCGTATTTGTATTACAGAGGTTTTTTTCAATGGATGGGGAAAAGGCTAATCAGGTAATGTTAGAAGTGCATACGAAAGGGAAAGGTGTTTGTGGTATTTACCCTTTTGATATTGCTGAAACTAAAGTAGCAATGGTACAACAGTTCGTGGAACAAAATGAGCACCCCTTAATGTGCGACCTACAAAAGGTCGACTGA
- a CDS encoding cold shock domain-containing protein has protein sequence MHHGSVKWFNNAKGYGFIVSEDFNEDLFIHYSAINVEGYKTLKAGQTVTFDVEPGERGLHAIEITPTEAKNTAKQEDTNSEDKKTQPA, from the coding sequence ATGCATCACGGATCAGTGAAGTGGTTTAACAATGCAAAAGGCTACGGCTTTATTGTGTCGGAAGATTTTAATGAAGATTTATTTATTCATTATTCAGCGATAAATGTGGAAGGCTATAAGACGTTAAAAGCAGGTCAAACGGTGACCTTTGACGTTGAACCAGGTGAGCGAGGTCTTCACGCTATTGAGATCACCCCAACAGAAGCTAAAAACACAGCCAAACAAGAGGACACCAACTCAGAAGATAAAAAAACTCAGCCAGCATAA
- a CDS encoding pseudouridine synthase: protein MPSNLILFNKPFRVLSQFSAEGDKTTLAQYIEIPDFYPAGRLDFDSEGLLLLTNHGALQHIIASPDFKLPKTYWVQVEGHISEEALAKLRQGVELKDGLTKPAQAERMLEPELWERNPPVRYRESIPTSWLSLQIREGKNRQVRRMTAAVGFPTLRLIRYAIGPYTIKDTDVGQWNYVDPTDNLAKEVSQFEEQRKRKSPPPNRRSTGQKRQPRDKESRIPHGERVAKRSTRAKPASRPHRK from the coding sequence ATGCCTTCAAATCTAATTTTATTTAACAAGCCCTTTAGAGTGCTAAGTCAATTCTCCGCAGAAGGGGATAAAACGACGCTTGCCCAATACATTGAAATCCCTGACTTTTACCCAGCAGGTCGATTGGATTTTGACTCGGAAGGACTGTTACTTCTAACAAATCATGGCGCGTTACAGCATATTATCGCCTCTCCAGATTTTAAGCTTCCTAAAACATACTGGGTACAAGTTGAAGGCCATATTTCGGAAGAAGCGCTTGCGAAACTAAGACAAGGTGTTGAGTTAAAAGATGGCCTTACCAAACCAGCACAAGCCGAACGCATGCTCGAACCAGAACTGTGGGAAAGAAACCCACCCGTTCGATACAGAGAAAGCATCCCCACCAGCTGGCTATCCCTGCAAATTCGTGAAGGTAAAAACCGGCAAGTTCGCCGAATGACAGCGGCGGTTGGCTTTCCAACCCTCAGATTAATTCGCTATGCCATCGGCCCTTATACAATCAAAGACACCGATGTCGGGCAATGGAACTATGTAGACCCCACAGACAATTTAGCAAAAGAGGTTTCGCAGTTTGAAGAACAAAGAAAGAGAAAGTCTCCCCCACCTAACCGTCGCAGCACTGGTCAAAAAAGACAACCCAGAGACAAAGAAAGCAGAATACCTCATGGTGAAAGAGTGGCAAAACGGAGTACTCGTGCTAAACCAGCCAGCCGGCCACATAGAAAATAA
- a CDS encoding NUDIX domain-containing protein, with protein MVKEWQNGVLVLNQPAGHIENNESAVQAIIRETKEESGWIVNPIGLLGMYSFTPFEGADTYHRLCFLCEALSETHEPLDDDIVSSHWMTYDEIMVLPHRSPLIKTCIEDSFNNPIISLSFLSDQFLHPKKVVQ; from the coding sequence ATGGTGAAAGAGTGGCAAAACGGAGTACTCGTGCTAAACCAGCCAGCCGGCCACATAGAAAATAATGAAAGTGCTGTACAAGCCATTATTCGAGAAACAAAAGAAGAATCTGGTTGGATAGTCAACCCTATCGGCCTACTTGGCATGTATTCTTTCACGCCTTTCGAAGGAGCAGATACCTATCATCGCTTATGCTTCTTGTGCGAAGCACTGAGTGAAACACATGAACCTCTGGACGACGATATTGTTTCGAGTCACTGGATGACCTACGACGAAATAATGGTTTTACCCCATCGAAGCCCATTAATTAAAACCTGCATTGAAGATTCATTTAATAACCCCATTATCTCCTTATCCTTTTTATCGGATCAATTTCTTCACCCAAAGAAAGTGGTACAATAG
- the mnmA gene encoding tRNA 2-thiouridine(34) synthase MnmA has protein sequence MKESPIANNANSSKKVIVGMSGGVDSSVSALILIQQGYQVEGLFMKNWDEDDGTEYCTAKDDLADAQAVCDKLGIKLHTANFAVEYWDNVFEHFLAEYKAGRTPNPDILCNKEIKFKAFLEYALALNADYIATGHYVRRGEKDGEPLLLKGLDGNKDQSYFLYAVGKDEIAKTLFPVGELEKPEVRRLAEEFGLVTHNKKDSTGICFIGERRFKDFLEQYLPAQPGDIETLEGDKIARHHGLMYHTIGQRQGLGIGGLAKYSDDPWYVVEKDLERNVLIVTQGGQHESLFKTHLIADNFDWVAREKPTLPLTCKAKCRYRQPDQECTIHELADGRIEVSFVEPQRAVTPGQSVVFYLDEVCLGGGIINVAFNK, from the coding sequence ATGAAAGAAAGCCCTATTGCGAATAACGCAAACAGCTCAAAAAAAGTCATTGTCGGTATGTCCGGTGGTGTCGACTCCTCTGTATCTGCTCTTATCTTGATACAACAGGGTTACCAAGTTGAAGGCCTTTTCATGAAAAACTGGGACGAAGATGATGGTACCGAATATTGCACTGCCAAAGATGATTTAGCGGATGCACAAGCTGTATGCGACAAATTGGGAATTAAACTTCATACCGCGAACTTTGCCGTAGAATATTGGGACAATGTATTTGAACACTTTCTTGCCGAATACAAAGCTGGGCGCACGCCCAACCCTGATATTTTGTGTAATAAAGAGATCAAGTTTAAAGCCTTTTTAGAATACGCATTAGCACTCAATGCCGATTACATCGCGACAGGTCATTATGTTCGTCGAGGCGAAAAAGATGGAGAACCACTTCTCTTAAAAGGCCTAGATGGCAACAAAGATCAAAGTTACTTTTTATACGCTGTGGGTAAAGATGAAATAGCCAAAACACTCTTCCCTGTGGGCGAGCTTGAAAAGCCAGAAGTACGCCGTTTGGCAGAAGAGTTCGGCTTAGTCACTCACAACAAAAAAGACAGCACAGGTATTTGTTTTATTGGTGAACGCCGCTTCAAAGATTTCTTAGAACAATATTTACCGGCCCAACCTGGTGATATTGAAACCCTCGAAGGAGATAAAATTGCCCGTCACCATGGTTTGATGTATCACACCATTGGCCAACGCCAAGGCCTAGGGATCGGCGGATTAGCCAAATACTCAGATGACCCTTGGTATGTGGTTGAAAAAGATTTAGAGCGGAATGTGCTGATCGTCACGCAAGGCGGGCAACATGAATCGCTATTTAAAACCCATTTAATTGCCGATAACTTTGACTGGGTCGCGAGAGAGAAACCGACTCTCCCACTGACATGTAAAGCGAAATGTCGCTACCGTCAACCGGATCAGGAGTGCACCATTCATGAGCTCGCTGATGGGCGCATTGAAGTTTCATTTGTAGAACCTCAACGCGCTGTCACACCGGGACAATCGGTTGTGTTTTATCTAGATGAAGTCTGTCTCGGTGGCGGCATCATAAACGTCGCTTTTAACAAGTAA
- the hflD gene encoding high frequency lysogenization protein HflD, whose translation MSSREKEQTIALSAIFQAAELVSVVAKTGQVDNASLQPLLDSLLMVNADSTEDIYGGKWDYSTNLALGRKISRQALGKERSSVNPDTLRYALSLIHLENKLSKAPEMLSTIGQRISQIEQKKAHYENILHENMLASISGMYQDTLSKLPFRIQVHGDSRFLQQPQVANQVRAILMAGIRAAMLWRQLGGKRWHLIFKRKALLSALESRN comes from the coding sequence GTGAGTAGCAGAGAGAAAGAGCAAACTATCGCTTTATCCGCCATTTTCCAAGCCGCGGAATTAGTATCAGTTGTCGCCAAAACAGGTCAGGTAGATAATGCTAGTCTGCAACCACTACTAGACAGTTTATTAATGGTAAATGCGGACTCAACTGAAGATATTTACGGTGGCAAATGGGACTATTCAACCAACTTAGCGTTGGGAAGAAAAATCTCACGCCAAGCCCTAGGTAAAGAAAGAAGCAGTGTGAATCCTGATACGCTTAGGTATGCTCTTAGTTTGATTCATCTTGAAAACAAACTGTCTAAAGCGCCAGAAATGCTCTCTACTATTGGCCAAAGGATCTCTCAGATCGAGCAGAAAAAAGCCCACTATGAAAATATATTGCACGAAAACATGCTGGCTTCTATTTCTGGTATGTATCAAGACACACTGAGCAAACTACCCTTTCGCATTCAAGTGCATGGTGACAGTCGCTTTTTGCAGCAACCTCAAGTCGCTAACCAAGTTCGCGCTATATTAATGGCGGGGATTCGCGCGGCTATGCTGTGGCGACAGCTTGGCGGAAAACGCTGGCACCTAATTTTTAAAAGAAAAGCATTATTGAGCGCTCTAGAATCACGCAACTAA
- a CDS encoding NADP-dependent isocitrate dehydrogenase, whose translation MSTKQTIYYTFTDEAPALATASLLPIFGAFAKEADIELKLTDISLASRVIAAFSDQLPADKQAEDGLKFLGDLTADPEANIVKLPNISASLPQLYATIKELNAEGYGLPEYPENPQTNEEKDVQSRYAKVLGSAVNPVLRQGNSDRRAPAAVKGFARKNPHSMGKWKKTSISHVDYMRGGDFYSSEQSVTMDSAQTVKIEFVAKDGSVEEKKSLPLLAGEIIDSMNISTKKLRAFFEQTLQEAKEENIMWSVHLKATMMKVSHPIVFGHAVTVFYKDVFEKYGELFKEIGVNPNNGLGSVYDKIQSLPEAKQEEIKQAIQDVYKTRPELAMVDSDKGITNLHVPSDVIVDASMPAMIRNSGKMWGRDGKAHDAKAVIPDSTYARIYQETINFCKTNGAFDPVTMGTVPNVGLMAQKAEEYGSHDKTFEMKADGVMRVVDANGNVLMQHDVEKGDIWRACQTKDAAIRDWVKLGVTRARQSDTPAVFWLENERPHDYELRKKVETYLQDHDTNGLDIRIMPYNEAIRFSMERIIRGQDTISVTGNILRDYLTDLFPILELGTSAKMLSIVPMLNGGGMYETGAGGSAPKHVQQLVNENHLRWDSLGEFLAVAVSFEELGIKHNNEKAKVLAKCLDKATGKLLDTNKSPSRKVGEIDNRGSHFYLALYWAQELAAQTQDADLAAKFAPLAKQLADNEDKIVDELAKVQGQPSGLSGYYHMDLNEVAKIMRPSETFNSALATL comes from the coding sequence ATGTCAACAAAACAAACCATTTACTATACATTTACTGATGAGGCGCCAGCTCTGGCTACTGCATCGTTACTTCCTATCTTTGGCGCTTTTGCTAAAGAAGCAGACATCGAACTGAAACTGACTGACATATCTTTGGCTAGTCGTGTTATTGCCGCTTTCTCTGACCAACTTCCAGCTGACAAACAAGCTGAAGACGGACTAAAATTCCTAGGCGACTTAACCGCTGATCCTGAAGCGAATATTGTTAAGCTGCCAAACATCAGTGCCTCTTTGCCTCAGCTTTACGCTACTATTAAAGAGCTAAATGCAGAAGGCTACGGCCTTCCTGAATACCCAGAAAATCCTCAAACAAACGAAGAAAAAGACGTTCAGTCTCGCTACGCGAAAGTATTGGGTAGCGCCGTAAACCCTGTTCTACGTCAAGGTAACTCTGACCGCCGCGCACCAGCAGCCGTAAAAGGCTTCGCTCGCAAGAACCCACACTCAATGGGCAAATGGAAAAAAACCTCTATTTCACACGTTGATTACATGCGTGGTGGCGATTTTTACTCTTCTGAGCAATCTGTCACTATGGATTCTGCTCAAACAGTTAAAATTGAATTCGTTGCAAAAGACGGCTCTGTTGAAGAGAAAAAATCTCTTCCTCTTCTCGCTGGCGAAATCATCGATAGCATGAACATCAGCACTAAAAAACTTCGCGCTTTCTTTGAACAGACTCTACAAGAAGCGAAAGAAGAAAACATCATGTGGTCAGTGCATCTAAAAGCAACCATGATGAAAGTCTCTCACCCGATCGTTTTTGGTCACGCTGTTACTGTTTTCTACAAAGACGTTTTCGAGAAATATGGTGAACTTTTCAAAGAAATCGGCGTTAACCCAAACAATGGTTTAGGTAGCGTATACGACAAGATCCAAAGCCTTCCAGAAGCAAAACAAGAAGAAATCAAACAAGCAATCCAAGACGTTTACAAAACACGTCCTGAACTAGCAATGGTTGATTCTGACAAAGGTATCACTAACTTACACGTCCCAAGTGACGTAATTGTTGATGCTTCTATGCCTGCCATGATCCGTAACTCAGGTAAAATGTGGGGCCGTGATGGTAAAGCACATGATGCTAAAGCCGTTATCCCTGACAGCACTTACGCTCGTATTTACCAAGAAACAATCAACTTTTGCAAAACAAATGGCGCCTTTGACCCAGTAACCATGGGCACAGTGCCAAACGTTGGCTTAATGGCACAAAAAGCAGAAGAATACGGTTCTCATGACAAAACATTTGAAATGAAAGCTGACGGCGTTATGCGCGTTGTTGATGCAAACGGCAATGTCCTAATGCAACACGACGTTGAGAAAGGCGACATCTGGCGCGCTTGTCAAACTAAAGACGCTGCGATCCGCGACTGGGTTAAACTTGGTGTTACTCGTGCTCGCCAATCCGACACGCCTGCTGTGTTCTGGCTAGAAAACGAGCGTCCACACGACTACGAGCTTCGTAAGAAAGTAGAAACTTACCTACAAGATCACGACACTAACGGCCTAGACATTCGTATCATGCCTTACAACGAAGCGATCCGTTTCTCTATGGAACGCATTATTCGTGGTCAAGACACTATTTCAGTAACTGGTAACATTCTACGTGACTACTTGACGGACTTGTTCCCAATCTTGGAACTGGGCACGTCGGCTAAAATGTTGTCCATCGTCCCTATGCTAAACGGTGGTGGCATGTATGAAACTGGCGCGGGCGGTTCTGCTCCTAAGCACGTTCAGCAACTAGTTAACGAAAACCACCTTCGTTGGGATTCTCTAGGTGAATTCCTTGCCGTGGCCGTATCTTTCGAAGAGCTTGGCATCAAGCACAATAACGAAAAAGCCAAAGTACTTGCTAAGTGCCTAGATAAAGCGACAGGCAAATTGTTGGATACCAACAAGTCTCCTTCTCGTAAAGTGGGTGAAATCGATAACCGTGGTAGCCACTTCTACTTAGCACTTTACTGGGCTCAAGAGCTTGCTGCGCAAACACAAGATGCTGACCTAGCGGCGAAATTCGCACCACTAGCGAAACAACTTGCAGATAACGAAGATAAGATCGTTGACGAGCTTGCTAAAGTACAAGGTCAACCTTCTGGTCTATCTGGTTACTACCACATGGATCTAAATGAAGTCGCTAAGATCATGCGTCCTAGCGAAACATTCAACTCGGCTCTAGCAACACTTTAA
- a CDS encoding methyl-accepting chemotaxis protein: MKISRIMNLVIIIVLIALSALYFITQNSLSHNKDVIKHQAVLSDAVSVMKDARYHVVQVQQFLTDMGATRSDEALPEADESLNGAMKNLQDLANIMPAYANRVGDLEKQLQLVYKVGREMAVSYINDGTEAGNALMKGAGGLDEESANLAASLEKIADELSAKLDKSSVSSIETLEESEFLSLISSLISGLVIVGVIIILRRRVLPDLNSLESSLHNISVGARDLTVRLDDKGKDELASVAHSFNVFIKSIQSLVVTQQGQSAQLSVAGEQMLVSADKTRNGMQGLQKETTGIAGVVADMQNTVRHVASSAEAAAKAAKESDTVTKEVEAVVNNSVISIQQLSEGVEKASLVLQALEKETSDVGSILDSIRGIADQTNLLALNAAIEAARAGEQGRGFAVVADEVRTLAQRTQDSTEQIQTMITQLQKGSQDAVLVMNESKQQAEQSVAQSLKAKEALQTITSSMGNISTMAIEIASAMEEQTAASENIDGRIRLIRDEAELTNENAEQSSVAAKQVLGQSKALSDLISSFKV; the protein is encoded by the coding sequence ATGAAGATTAGTCGTATCATGAACCTAGTAATCATTATTGTATTGATCGCTTTGTCCGCATTGTATTTTATTACTCAGAATAGCTTGTCTCACAATAAAGACGTTATAAAACATCAAGCCGTTTTGTCCGATGCGGTGTCGGTCATGAAAGATGCTCGTTATCATGTTGTTCAAGTACAGCAATTTTTAACGGATATGGGGGCGACGCGAAGTGATGAGGCTCTGCCTGAGGCTGATGAAAGCTTAAATGGCGCGATGAAAAACCTGCAAGATTTGGCCAATATTATGCCTGCTTATGCAAATCGAGTTGGTGATTTAGAAAAGCAGTTGCAGTTGGTTTATAAAGTTGGCCGAGAGATGGCCGTGTCATATATCAATGATGGCACCGAGGCGGGTAATGCGTTAATGAAAGGAGCGGGTGGCCTAGATGAAGAATCGGCTAATTTGGCTGCATCATTGGAAAAAATAGCGGATGAGTTATCAGCAAAGCTTGATAAAAGTTCAGTTAGTTCAATTGAAACATTGGAAGAGTCAGAGTTTCTGTCTCTGATTAGTAGTTTGATCTCTGGTCTGGTAATCGTTGGGGTGATCATCATTTTGCGTCGCCGTGTACTTCCAGATTTAAATTCGCTTGAGTCTTCTTTGCATAACATTTCTGTTGGTGCTCGTGATTTAACTGTGCGCCTTGATGATAAAGGAAAAGATGAGCTCGCCTCTGTGGCACATAGTTTCAACGTTTTTATTAAGAGCATTCAGTCTCTTGTTGTGACCCAGCAAGGGCAATCTGCGCAGTTATCCGTAGCGGGTGAGCAAATGTTGGTGTCGGCCGATAAAACCCGTAATGGAATGCAGGGACTGCAAAAAGAAACAACAGGCATCGCAGGTGTGGTTGCTGATATGCAGAATACGGTGCGCCATGTTGCCAGCAGTGCAGAGGCCGCAGCAAAAGCGGCAAAAGAGTCAGATACTGTCACCAAAGAAGTGGAGGCAGTAGTGAATAACAGTGTTATATCTATTCAACAATTGTCTGAAGGCGTTGAGAAAGCATCACTGGTTCTTCAGGCATTAGAAAAAGAAACTTCTGATGTTGGTAGTATTTTAGATTCAATTCGCGGTATTGCTGATCAAACTAATTTGCTTGCGTTAAATGCGGCGATTGAAGCGGCTCGTGCCGGAGAGCAAGGGCGTGGCTTTGCCGTAGTTGCTGATGAGGTGCGAACACTTGCTCAACGTACTCAAGACTCAACAGAACAGATTCAAACCATGATTACTCAGTTGCAAAAAGGCTCACAAGACGCTGTACTGGTCATGAATGAAAGTAAACAGCAAGCGGAGCAAAGTGTGGCCCAGTCATTAAAAGCCAAAGAAGCTCTTCAAACCATTACGTCTTCGATGGGGAATATTTCTACTATGGCGATTGAAATTGCCTCAGCCATGGAGGAGCAGACTGCTGCATCAGAAAATATCGATGGTCGAATTCGTTTGATTCGTGATGAAGCTGAGCTGACTAATGAAAATGCAGAACAGTCAAGTGTGGCGGCTAAGCAAGTGTTAGGGCAATCAAAAGCGTTGTCTGATCTGATTTCTAGCTTCAAGGTTTAG
- the purB gene encoding adenylosuccinate lyase codes for MELTSLNAISPIDGRYGSKTNVLRRSVSEYGLLRMRVIVEVRWLQALAKHPQIVEVPALSNEANALLDQLANNFSEADAQAIKDIEKTTNHDVKAVEYFIKNKMADNAELAAISEFVHFACTSEDINNLSHALMLREALEEGIAPELKNVIKAIQDLAIEHADQSMLSRTHGQTASPTTVGKEMANVAARLSRQLKQIENVEFLGKINGAVGNYNAHLSAYPDVDWQAHAEAFVTSLGLTWNPYTTQIEPHDYIAELYDAIARFNTILIDFDRDVWGYISMGFFKQKTIAGEIGSSTMPHKVNPIDFENSEGNLGIANAIMGHLSAKLPISRWQRDLTDSTVLRNLGVGLAHSLIAYQATLKGISKLEINAPRLEEDLNNAWEVLAEPIQTVMRRYGIESPYEKLKELTRGRTIDQATIEAFVDTLDMPEQAKAELKALTPSTYIGNAVAQAKAIRN; via the coding sequence ATGGAATTAACTAGCTTAAATGCAATTTCCCCTATCGACGGTCGTTACGGATCGAAAACAAACGTTTTACGTCGCTCTGTGAGCGAGTACGGTTTGCTGCGTATGCGAGTCATAGTCGAAGTTCGCTGGCTACAGGCACTTGCCAAACACCCACAAATTGTTGAAGTTCCTGCTTTGAGCAATGAAGCCAACGCTTTATTGGATCAACTTGCTAATAACTTTAGCGAAGCCGATGCTCAAGCCATTAAAGACATTGAGAAGACTACTAACCACGATGTCAAAGCCGTTGAATATTTCATAAAAAACAAAATGGCAGATAACGCTGAATTAGCCGCTATCTCTGAATTTGTTCACTTCGCTTGTACATCTGAAGACATTAACAATTTATCTCATGCATTGATGTTGCGTGAAGCTTTGGAAGAAGGCATTGCTCCAGAGTTAAAAAACGTCATCAAAGCCATTCAAGACCTAGCCATTGAGCACGCAGATCAATCTATGCTGTCTCGTACCCATGGCCAAACCGCATCACCGACCACGGTTGGTAAAGAAATGGCAAACGTTGCCGCTCGTCTTAGCCGTCAGCTTAAGCAAATAGAGAACGTTGAATTTTTAGGCAAAATCAACGGTGCCGTTGGTAACTACAACGCTCACCTTTCTGCTTACCCAGACGTGGATTGGCAAGCACACGCAGAAGCCTTTGTTACTTCTTTAGGTTTGACTTGGAACCCTTACACAACTCAAATCGAGCCACACGACTACATCGCTGAACTATATGACGCTATTGCTCGCTTCAACACTATCTTGATCGACTTTGACCGCGATGTTTGGGGCTACATTTCCATGGGCTTCTTCAAGCAAAAAACCATTGCTGGGGAAATTGGCTCTTCTACCATGCCACATAAAGTTAACCCAATTGACTTCGAAAACTCCGAAGGTAACTTGGGCATTGCGAATGCCATCATGGGCCACTTGAGCGCTAAACTTCCGATTTCTCGCTGGCAGCGCGACCTAACCGACTCTACGGTTCTTCGTAACCTAGGTGTTGGTCTGGCACACAGTTTGATCGCCTACCAAGCAACGCTTAAAGGTATCAGCAAGTTAGAAATTAATGCGCCACGCCTTGAAGAAGACCTTAACAATGCTTGGGAAGTATTGGCTGAGCCCATTCAAACCGTGATGCGTCGCTATGGTATTGAATCGCCTTATGAGAAGCTAAAAGAACTGACTCGTGGCCGCACTATCGACCAAGCAACCATTGAAGCATTCGTCGATACTCTAGATATGCCAGAGCAAGCTAAAGCTGAATTGAAAGCGCTAACGCCAAGCACTTACATCGGTAATGCCGTTGCACAAGCAAAAGCGATCCGTAACTAA